A genome region from Maniola jurtina chromosome 22, ilManJurt1.1, whole genome shotgun sequence includes the following:
- the LOC123876637 gene encoding uncharacterized protein LOC123876637 encodes MFRNKLFRIFRNACRLNSREVVVKIRNIAPVTLGLITTVSCEEITHKVGLNWDPDSLEHEFLIRQATTVSVNAATQLLTVTLVAVQDTSERLREALAKEICLVKQALEWGDNGTPPHHWDQLVAVRGSLCDLNHNLRTLFSYMDYAEKLATTAAEISYLSGNIAASDAICERIDHACRACNAQKQLTHELQQESLELQQQAILNAPHLEEKLKATDDVKQTIIK; translated from the exons ATGTTCAGAAATAAGTTATTTCGTATTTTTAGAAATGCTTGTCGCTTAAACAGCAGAGAAGTCGTTGTAAAAATACGAAATATAGCACCTGTTACATTGGGATTAATAACCACTGTTTCTTGCGAAGAAATAACACACAAAGTTGGTTTAAATTGGGATCCAGATAGTCTGGAACATGAGTTTTTAATCCGACAAGCCACAACCGTGAGTGTAAATGCGGCCACGCAACTTCTTACTGTAACATTAGTGGCTGTCCAAGACACTAGCGAAAG GTTACGGGAAGCCTTGGCTAAAGAAATATGCCTGGTTAAGCAAGCACTTGAGTGGGGAGACAATGGCACTCCTCCACACCACTGGGACCAGTTAGTAGCAGTCAGAGGTTCTCTGTGTGACCTTAACCACAATTTAAGGACACttttta GTTACATGGATTATGCTGAAAAGCTAGCCACCACAGCAGCTGAAATATCATATCTGTCTGGAAATATAGCTGCCTCTGATGCCATATGTGAAAGGATTGACCATGCATGcag GGCGTGCAACGCTCAGAAGCAATTAACTCACGAGCTGCAGCAAGAGAGCTTGGAGCTTCAGCAGCAGGCCATTCTCAACGCGCCGCATCTCGAGGAGAAACTGAAAGCGACAGATGATGTTAAGcaaactattataaaataa